The DNA segment CTGTTGGCCATCATCAGCTTCCTGGTGGTTTATGCTTGGCCCGCCATCGAATTCAACGGCATCGGATTTCTGGTGCATAACGACTGGAATCTCGGCAGCATGTATGCCAATCCGGTCACCATTGACGGGCATCAGGTGTTGCCCGGCGCCAATTACGGCGTCCTCTTTCTGATTGCCGGCACGTTGTTGTCCTCGCTGGTGGCGATCGTGGTGGCCTTGCCACTGGGTGTTCTTTCGGCGATTTTTCTGGCCGAAGCGGTCCATGGGCATTTGCGTACCGCCACTTCCTTCGTGGTCGAGCTGCTGGCCGCCGTGCCCAGCGTGGTCTACGGCTTGTGGGGTTACGTGGTGTTGATTCCGTTCCTGGGGCACCACGTCTATCCGGTGCTGGAACATACTCTGGGTGCCTTCATCCCCTTTTTCGCCGGTCCATCCGGCAGCGGTTATGGCCTGTTGACCTCGGGCCTGGTGCTCGCCGTCATGATCGTGCCGCTGATCACGGCCACCGTGCGCGATGCCTTGGTGGCGACGCCTAGCGCCTTGCGCGAGTCTGGCATGAGCCTGGGTGCAACCCGCTTCGAGGTGGTGCGTCAGATTCAGTTGCCCGGTGTGCGCAAGGTGATAATCGGCGCATCGATCCTGGCGCTCGGGCGTGCCTTGGGCGAGACCATGGCCGTGCTCATGGTCAGCGGCAATGCGCTCAATTACATTCCGAAAAATATCTACGACCCGATCTCGACCATGGCCGCCTTCATCGCCTCGCAGCTCGACAGCGCGCTGCAAGACCCGACCGGTATGGCGGTGCGTGCACTGGCCGAGGTCGCCTTGATCCTGATGGTCATATCCGTGGTGGTGAACGCCGCCGCTCAGCTTATTCTTTGGGTTTCCGGAGGCCGGCGATGAACGCGACGACCCAGACCGACGTATTGGCCACGCCTGCGCCTCAGGGCAAGCAGATTTATCTAAGGCGCCGTGCGAGCGGTGTGATTGGCTGGACATTGACCACCACGGCCATCGGATTGCTCGCCTTCGTGCTGCTTTACCTGCTGGGCTTTGTGCTGGTGCGCGGTCTGCAGGCGCTGCACCCCGATATTTTCCTGACCGATACCCAGGGCATCGCCGGCGGCTTGCGCAATGCCATCGTCGGCTCGCTACTGATCTCTGGCGGCGGCGTACTGCTGGCCGCGCCGGTGGGGATTTGCGCCGGCATTTTTCTGGCCGAGTATGGCGACGGCTGGCTCGGGCGAACCGGTCGCTTCATGTCGGACGTGCTGGTCGGCGTGCCTTCCATCGTGCTCGGCTATTTCGGTTACATCACGATGGTGTTGTATCTGGGCTGGAAATTCTCGCTGGCAGCCGGTGCGTTGACGTTGGCAATCATGATGTTGCCTTACATCGCGCGGACCAGCGAAATGGCGCTGCGCCAGGTGCCGCTGTCCGCACGCGAGGCCGCCTACGGGCTTGGGTGTGGGGAAGGGCGGGTGATCTGGAGCATCCTGATGCCCGCAGCGAGAGGGCCGATCATCACCGGTGTACTGTTGGCGCTGGCCATCTCGCTGGGCGAGACGGCACCGCTGCTGTATACGGCCGGCTGGTCGAACTACCTGTGGAGCGGTCAGCTGACCCACGAGGGCGTCGGTTATCTGACCTACGTGATCTGGAGCTTCATCGGCGAACCCTACGCCTCCGCACACCAGCTTGCCTACGCCGCGGCCCTGCTGATCACGTTGATGGTGTTGGCGATCAATCTGATCGCGCGCGCACTGTTTTACCGCCGTCCCTGATCGCGTTCGTTTAACGCCCGTGCGGGAACTGGCGGGCGTCGGCGAGTTCTCCTCCCAGCTACTGCTCGGCGCCGATCACGCCGAGACCCGTGCGGGGGAAATCTTGCCGCCGGTCTACCCTCGGCTACCATGGCGAGGCGCGCACCGGCTTGTCCAGGGTCGCGAGCATATCCTCCAGACGCGTGTCGGCAGGCACGGCCAGCAGATCGGTGCGATGATCAAGGCGCTGCCGCGAACATCACCGGCACCCACCGTGCGCGCATCGACCGTAGCGAATCGCAGCTCGACGGCGAACAGCACGCTGACAATCGAGGTGTTGAAGGTGGCGGCGATGCCAGTGGTGGCGCCGGCCGCGACTCTGGTGGTGGGCAGTGAAGCGCTCAGTCGTAACCACTGACCGAATGTGGACGAGCAGATGGCGCCGATCTGGATGATCGGGCCTCGCGGCCAATGGGGGCGCCACGGCCCAGCAACAGCGGAGGCCAGTGGGTGCACCTGCGCGACGCGGGGCCGGATGCGCCCCTGATAAAAATCGTGTTGATCACGTCAGGGACGCCGTTGCCGCGGGCCTCCGGGGCTAGTGCTGCGTCTATGAGGCGACATCGAGCGCGCCAGTATGACCACTATGGCGCCGACCCCCTACCGAGTGCGGTATATGCCGCTGGGCAGCGTAGATGAGATCGGCGACTGTAGAACAGCACATTGTGGAAAGTGCGATCAGTGCGCGGAAGGCAATTGCACCGAAGCCGGTGGACGCCGCCGACGACAGCGGTCAGGACCATAACGCGCCAGTAGACCAGGGTGAATGCGACTGGGTGTGATGGTGGGAGCAGACGGTACCCATGCCGCGAAGCCTTGATGGGGCGGCCCACGCCATTCTGCGGAGCTTGGACCTGGCCTCAAGGCGTGCGAGAGACTTCGCGCCTGCGCTACCATGCCGGCAAGCGAATGACAGGAGCAATTATGCTGGGCGCAATCAAGGCTTTTCTCAAAGAACGTTTACATCACGCCGCAGGCCCGGCGGATCGAGCGCAGGCGTTGCAGGTGGCGACCGCGGCGATCTTGCTGGAGGTCAGTCGTGCCGATTTCGAGATTGACGAGCAGGAGTTGGAGGTCGTTGCCGCCGCGCTGGTTCGGACCTTCTCGCTGGATGAGGCCGCGGTGCGCGAGTTGATCGCCGAGGCGCTGGAGCAGGACGAGGAGGCGCTGTCGCTGTATCCCTTCCTGCAATTGGTGAACGATCACTGCTCGCCGGAGGAGAAGTTCGCGATCATTGCCGACCTCTGGCGGGTCGCCTATGCCGACGGTCGTCTGGACAAGTATGAGGAATACCAGATCCGGCGCATCTCGGACCTGCTTTACGTACAGCACAGTGAGTTCATCCGCGCCAAGTTGACGGTCCGGGCCGACGACGGTCGATGAACCTCACGCTGTCCGATGGCGCAGGCTATGGTGCGGCGGTGTTGGTGGGCCTGCTGGGCGGAGTCCACTGCGTAGGCATGTGCGGCGGTATCGTGGGTGCGCTGAGCTTTGGGATGAGTCCGGGGCGGCGCGCTGGATTCTGGTCGGCCTTGCCGATTTTATTGGCTTACAACATCGGGCGTATCACGAGCTACAGCATCGCTGGCATGCTTGCCGGTGGACTCGGTTGGTATGCCACGCAGTTGGCACATGTGCATCAAGCCCAGCTCGTGCTGGGGGTGATCGCGGCGCTGTTTATGATCGCGCTGGGGCTGTATCTCGCCGGGTGGTGGCGTGGATTGGCGGCGGTGGAGCGCCTCGGTGGCCATGTCTGGCGGCGGATCGAGCCCTTTGGCCGACGTCTGTTGCCCGTACGTGGGCCAACCCAGGCGCTTGGCTTGGGCGTCGTATGGGGCTGGTTGCCTTGCGGGCTGGTTTACAGTGTCTTGATCTGGGCATTGGCCAGCGGTGGGCCGTTGCGCGGCGCGCTGCTGATGCTTTGCTTTGGCTTGGGTACCCTGCCGAACCTATTGGCCATGGGGGTTTTCGCCGCGCGTTTGGCGAAGTTTGCGCGCCTGCCCTGGGTGCGCAGGGTCGCGGGTAGCCTGGTGGTGGCCTTCGGCGTGTTCAGCCTGCTGCGATGGCTGCCTCTGTCTCTCGGTTGAATGTGTCGCTTTCCATGTGGAAGCGTTGTCTGTGGCGGAAGTACTGCATGCTGCCATTGGGCAGGTCGACATGCACATGGAATTCCAGAAGTTCGCCATCGGCGATCGGGAAGCCGCCGAGGTAACGTGTGCCATCCGCCGTGTCCACGCGATGAATTTCCACGGCCTGATAGTGGCCGTCCGCAGTAGCCACAGACACCGATACGGTGGCGGGTAAGGCATTTCCACCCACTTCCTGATTCGATTTGCGCACGGACAGCTCCAGCAGCCCGCGGTCTGGTGCGCGTGCGATTCCTGCGTGCATGGCGATTGCGGCGCCCAGAAAGTCCGAATTCAATGTGCTGAAGTGAATGATGTATTCACCGGCGAGGACGACCTGATCGGCATCTGCGCTACCCGTGAGCGCAATCGCGAACAATGCTGCAAAGGCCCGCGCGGCGGGCGACAGCGTTTTCATGATGTTCCCCCTTTTGCGGATGCCGCCCTGCTGCCGAAAATGGTTTGGTGGTCGCGGCGATCCTTTCCGGGGAGTGTAGGTCAGATGTGCGCGATGCGCGATCCCCGGCGACTAACGGGTGGCCATGTCGCGCAGATCGCCTGGCAGGTTGGCGTGTTCCATCACATCGTCCCAAGAGATGACGCCGACGATGGCGTCGGCACCCGTTGAGGGTGGCTGGCCCTGTGCAAGTATGGCGATGTGGGTGGCATCTTTGCGTAGGTGGCTGACGAGATCGATTACCTGAGTGTGCTCGGCCATCAGCGAATATTGCGGGTTCGCATAGGGACTCAGCGGTGCGTCGTCGCTCTCGGCGAGTACGGCTCCGAGGGCATCGGAGGTGATGATCCCGACGGGTACGCCGCCCTCAACCAGGACAACGTGCGGGCGCGTACGGTGAGCCTCCAGCCTCGTCCGCAGGACGCCGATACGCGTGTCCGCATCCAGGCGCAGGAACGGGGCCTGGATGAGCTCCAGGGCGTCGCGCATCAGGTAGAGGTTGCTCTGTACGGAGGTCGGCAGATGGCGCCCGCGGCGACTGAGTTTGAGGGTGTATAGGTTGTCGGCCAGCAGCAGGTGGCGCACGCCGTAGGCCAGTGAAACTGCGATGATCAGTGGGATGATGACGTTGTAGTCGCGGGTCATCTCGAAAATCATCACCACCGCGGTGACTGCGGCACCGGTGCTCGCAGCGACCATGCAGGCCATGCCGATGACCGCACCGCCCACGGGGCTGACTTCAAGCCCCGGCAGTAGGCCATGGCCAAGGCTGACCAGTCCAGCGCCGAGGGCGGCACCCATGAACAGCGCGGGGGAGAAGATGCCGCCGGAGGCGCCAGAACCCAGCGTCAGCGACACCGCGATCAGTTTGAGGAACATCAGCGTCAGGAGTACCCAGGTGACGGTAAGGTGGCCGTCGAGGATGTCCTGAATGGTGGCATAACCGACACCTTCGATGTAGTAGTGGCCGAGGTAACGCATGAGCAGATACATCATCACGCCAACCAGCAGCATGCCGAGGGCGTGACGGGTGTAGTAGTTGCCGGGGATGCGGTCGAAGGCGTCTTCGAAGGCGTAGACCGAGCGCGTATAGATCATTGCCAGCAGGCCCATTACCAGACCCAGCAGGGCATAGGCCATAAATACCCGGAAGGAGCTGGAGGTGGCGGCGTGCAGCGTCATGGGCGGGATGATGAACGAGGCGTGATCGCCGAAGAACAGCCGCCCGACGAAGCTGGCGGCGCCGGTGGCGATCATCAGCGGGATCAGGGTGCGCGCACTGATCTCGACCAGCATGATCTCGGTGGCGAACAGGATGCCGCCGATGGGGGTGTTGAAGGTCGCGGCGATGCCGGCGCCGGCGCCACAGGCGATCAGCACGAGCCGTTGCCATTCCGGTAATCGAATCCATTGCCCCAGCACCGAGCCGAAGGTGGCGCCGATCTGAATGATCGGTCCCTCGCGGCCGATGGCACCACCGGAGCCGATGGAAATGGACGAGGCCAGCGACTTGATCAGCGCCACCTGTGGGCGGATCACGCCGCGCTTATAGTAGATCGCGTCGATCACTTCGGGCACGCCGTGGCCCTTGGCCTCTGGTGCGAAGGTTTTGACGAGGAAGGCGACCAGCAGCGCACCGATCACCGGTACCGCGATGACGCCAATGCCCCAGGGGCTTTCCACCGTGTGCCTGAGGGTGTCGTAGGCGATGCTCAGGTGGCCAAAGAAGAACAGGTTGTGAAATAGGCCGATAAGCCCGCGGAAGACGACGGCCCCCAGTCCCGCGATGATGCCAACCAGCAGTGCGAGTAGGGCGAGTCGAGGGTGAATGCCGGGTTGTCTGGGAGGGCTGGCGGGTGTTGGAACAGGAGGGGGGCTGGGTTGAGCGGTGAGCATGCGATTCTCGCTTGCGTAAGGTCGGTTATGACGGTTGGGCGGTCCGATGGTGGCTGTGCCTTGTATGGTTGACCATAAACGTGGCGATAAGTGCGGTTTTGTGGTCTGCGGCGAGGGCAGGAGGGATCAGTCCGGAGCGGGGATGTTCAGCGATGGCAGGCATCCGGGCGATTCGATGAGCAGATCCTTGTTGCGAGACTGTGCACCGCGCAGCAGGTGTACGCGGGACTTGGCGACGCCGAAGGCCTTGGCGATTAGCTCGATCAGTTGGGTATTGGCGCGACCGTCGGTGGGCGGCGCGCTCAGATAGACCCGCAGGCGTCCGTTCGCGTGCTCGCCGAGGCGTGTTCGACTGGCCCTTGGCTGCACGCGCACTGCCAGCCGCAGATCGTCTCCCTGATGCCGCCAGGGAGTATCTTGGGGCGGCGTGTCGGCCATGCTTAGCCGAGCAGGTTACGAATCAGGATCAGGGCGATGTTGAGTAACAGCAGCGCGACCAGTGGCGAGAGGTCGATCATGCCGATCAGCGGCACGATGCGGCGGATGGGCGCGAGCAACGGTGAGGTCATGCTGTCGAGCAGGCCGGCAACGGGATGGTATCCGCCGCCCATCGGGGCTACCCAGCTCATCAGCGCCTGGATGATGATGGCGCCGATGAAGATGTATACCAGTAGCACCAGTAACTCACGCAGTGCGAATAGCAGTACCAGCGGCAGCGGCGGTGTCAGCCCCTGGAGCATCGCGGTGAGGTAGATTTCGGCGATTTGCAGCACGATCAGGAGCACGATCGAGGCGCTGTCGATGCGTCCAACCGAAGGGATGATACGGCGCATCAGTCGCAACGGCGGATTGGTCAGCGAGACGACGAACTGCGAGATTGGATTGTAGAAGCTCGCGCGCACCAGCGCGAACAAAAAGCGCAGGAGTACGACAAAAATATAGAAAGAAAACAATGCGTTTACCAGGAACAGCCCGATTTGTGCGCCAGCTCCCATGTCAGTTCTCTCCCAGTTCGCGGGCACGCCGTGCGGCGGCGCCCATGGCCTCGGCAACCAGTTTACGCAGACCGCCGGTTTCGAAGACCTTCAAGGCCTGCTCGGTGGTGCCACCCGGCGAGGTGACACGCGCCCTCAGCGTGGCCGGCGAGTCG comes from the Acidihalobacter yilgarnensis genome and includes:
- a CDS encoding DUF167 domain-containing protein, with the protein product MADTPPQDTPWRHQGDDLRLAVRVQPRASRTRLGEHANGRLRVYLSAPPTDGRANTQLIELIAKAFGVAKSRVHLLRGAQSRNKDLLIESPGCLPSLNIPAPD
- a CDS encoding chloride channel protein, coding for MLTAQPSPPPVPTPASPPRQPGIHPRLALLALLVGIIAGLGAVVFRGLIGLFHNLFFFGHLSIAYDTLRHTVESPWGIGVIAVPVIGALLVAFLVKTFAPEAKGHGVPEVIDAIYYKRGVIRPQVALIKSLASSISIGSGGAIGREGPIIQIGATFGSVLGQWIRLPEWQRLVLIACGAGAGIAATFNTPIGGILFATEIMLVEISARTLIPLMIATGAASFVGRLFFGDHASFIIPPMTLHAATSSSFRVFMAYALLGLVMGLLAMIYTRSVYAFEDAFDRIPGNYYTRHALGMLLVGVMMYLLMRYLGHYYIEGVGYATIQDILDGHLTVTWVLLTLMFLKLIAVSLTLGSGASGGIFSPALFMGAALGAGLVSLGHGLLPGLEVSPVGGAVIGMACMVAASTGAAVTAVVMIFEMTRDYNVIIPLIIAVSLAYGVRHLLLADNLYTLKLSRRGRHLPTSVQSNLYLMRDALELIQAPFLRLDADTRIGVLRTRLEAHRTRPHVVLVEGGVPVGIITSDALGAVLAESDDAPLSPYANPQYSLMAEHTQVIDLVSHLRKDATHIAILAQGQPPSTGADAIVGVISWDDVMEHANLPGDLRDMATR
- a CDS encoding chloride channel protein, giving the protein MHPLASAVAGPWRPHWPRGPIIQIGAICSSTFGQWLRLSASLPTTRVAAGATTGIAATFNTSIVSVLFAVELRFATVDARTVGAGDVRGSALIIAPICWPCLPTRVWRICSRPWTSRCAPRHGSRG
- a CDS encoding DUF4426 domain-containing protein: MKTLSPAARAFAALFAIALTGSADADQVVLAGEYIIHFSTLNSDFLGAAIAMHAGIARAPDRGLLELSVRKSNQEVGGNALPATVSVSVATADGHYQAVEIHRVDTADGTRYLGGFPIADGELLEFHVHVDLPNGSMQYFRHRQRFHMESDTFNRETEAAIAAG
- the pstA gene encoding phosphate ABC transporter permease PstA; translation: MNATTQTDVLATPAPQGKQIYLRRRASGVIGWTLTTTAIGLLAFVLLYLLGFVLVRGLQALHPDIFLTDTQGIAGGLRNAIVGSLLISGGGVLLAAPVGICAGIFLAEYGDGWLGRTGRFMSDVLVGVPSIVLGYFGYITMVLYLGWKFSLAAGALTLAIMMLPYIARTSEMALRQVPLSAREAAYGLGCGEGRVIWSILMPAARGPIITGVLLALAISLGETAPLLYTAGWSNYLWSGQLTHEGVGYLTYVIWSFIGEPYASAHQLAYAAALLITLMVLAINLIARALFYRRP
- a CDS encoding tellurite resistance TerB family protein; this translates as MLGAIKAFLKERLHHAAGPADRAQALQVATAAILLEVSRADFEIDEQELEVVAAALVRTFSLDEAAVRELIAEALEQDEEALSLYPFLQLVNDHCSPEEKFAIIADLWRVAYADGRLDKYEEYQIRRISDLLYVQHSEFIRAKLTVRADDGR
- the pstC gene encoding phosphate ABC transporter permease subunit PstC — encoded protein: MSQFRISLGAVAALLPLSLLAIISFLVVYAWPAIEFNGIGFLVHNDWNLGSMYANPVTIDGHQVLPGANYGVLFLIAGTLLSSLVAIVVALPLGVLSAIFLAEAVHGHLRTATSFVVELLAAVPSVVYGLWGYVVLIPFLGHHVYPVLEHTLGAFIPFFAGPSGSGYGLLTSGLVLAVMIVPLITATVRDALVATPSALRESGMSLGATRFEVVRQIQLPGVRKVIIGASILALGRALGETMAVLMVSGNALNYIPKNIYDPISTMAAFIASQLDSALQDPTGMAVRALAEVALILMVISVVVNAAAQLILWVSGGRR
- a CDS encoding sulfite exporter TauE/SafE family protein gives rise to the protein MNLTLSDGAGYGAAVLVGLLGGVHCVGMCGGIVGALSFGMSPGRRAGFWSALPILLAYNIGRITSYSIAGMLAGGLGWYATQLAHVHQAQLVLGVIAALFMIALGLYLAGWWRGLAAVERLGGHVWRRIEPFGRRLLPVRGPTQALGLGVVWGWLPCGLVYSVLIWALASGGPLRGALLMLCFGLGTLPNLLAMGVFAARLAKFARLPWVRRVAGSLVVAFGVFSLLRWLPLSLG
- a CDS encoding YggT family protein, encoding MGAGAQIGLFLVNALFSFYIFVVLLRFLFALVRASFYNPISQFVVSLTNPPLRLMRRIIPSVGRIDSASIVLLIVLQIAEIYLTAMLQGLTPPLPLVLLFALRELLVLLVYIFIGAIIIQALMSWVAPMGGGYHPVAGLLDSMTSPLLAPIRRIVPLIGMIDLSPLVALLLLNIALILIRNLLG